A portion of the Luxibacter massiliensis genome contains these proteins:
- a CDS encoding sensor histidine kinase — MNNSLKKKFTFGLLCVSIIPVLILFALHLKSSYEFYNEQTKTIASGEIDKAVYQADTVFKEIDDLVTSLIFSQYESEYFIRSMSVQEEENSSLSAIDRLKNYRKFIYICSNLIRNNKYVEGVYLFNRSGYTYSYTKSKDFYLENNYKDSQWYREITLENIYQAMMFWQPYDDAGKEKYFIEVRPVSDEAGNKISYIAVVCNTEFIEEMDDAILDDAAAILGEGGERIYEIAGKIDLDSSELSKVQEQSEGFIETGSGGYIFRSLGINGWKIISRYDVEELGVLYRENTRNFILIIAGCIVFITLSAVVIEKHFIEPIVRLSVTMLRVPENEMRVDSVYKGRKDEIGILYKEFDRMISQIHELIQERYISQIHLLKEKLNGLMSQINSHFLFNTLENINCLADMEGDQRIALMSKSLGDMLHYSMDFEKTEETLEAEIENIRRYTEIQEIRFGNEIQVIEEIPDALRRCAVLKFMLQPIVENAIEHGMIDIENGWYIVIRAVKEGQGLLVQIENGGENIPVENLQALRQRISGVTRHLDEKPDTGLKQGHSIGLENIQRRIQLVYSDKYGLDIANIEGGGVLVEIRLPLKYTLGGEDNRDLYVYSD, encoded by the coding sequence ATGAACAATAGTTTAAAGAAGAAGTTTACTTTCGGACTTTTGTGTGTGTCTATTATACCAGTTCTAATTCTTTTTGCACTTCATTTAAAAAGCTCTTATGAATTTTATAATGAACAGACCAAAACCATTGCATCTGGTGAGATAGATAAGGCTGTATACCAGGCGGATACTGTATTTAAGGAAATAGATGATCTTGTGACTTCGCTGATCTTCAGCCAGTATGAGAGTGAATATTTTATCCGCTCCATGTCCGTCCAGGAGGAAGAAAATTCTTCTTTATCTGCCATTGACAGACTTAAAAACTACAGGAAATTTATTTACATCTGCAGTAATCTTATCCGCAACAATAAATACGTGGAGGGAGTCTATCTGTTTAACAGAAGCGGATACACTTACTCTTATACAAAGTCAAAGGATTTTTACCTGGAAAATAATTATAAAGACAGCCAGTGGTATAGAGAAATCACGTTGGAAAATATCTATCAGGCCATGATGTTCTGGCAGCCTTATGATGACGCGGGCAAAGAAAAATATTTTATAGAGGTCAGGCCTGTATCAGATGAAGCTGGAAATAAGATTTCTTATATTGCAGTGGTGTGCAATACGGAATTTATAGAAGAGATGGATGACGCCATATTAGATGACGCTGCTGCAATACTCGGTGAAGGAGGAGAACGTATATATGAGATTGCTGGGAAGATAGACCTTGACAGCAGTGAGTTAAGTAAGGTACAGGAGCAGTCCGAAGGTTTTATAGAGACTGGCAGCGGAGGGTATATATTCCGGAGCCTTGGGATAAACGGATGGAAAATAATATCAAGATATGATGTGGAAGAACTCGGCGTACTCTATAGGGAAAACACAAGAAACTTTATATTGATTATTGCAGGCTGTATTGTATTTATTACATTGTCTGCAGTTGTGATTGAGAAGCATTTTATCGAACCCATTGTGAGGCTTTCAGTAACCATGCTTAGGGTGCCGGAGAATGAGATGCGTGTTGACAGTGTGTATAAAGGGCGGAAGGATGAAATCGGGATACTGTATAAAGAGTTTGACCGGATGATCAGCCAGATCCATGAACTGATACAGGAGCGCTATATCAGCCAGATCCATCTTCTGAAGGAAAAGCTGAATGGGCTGATGTCCCAGATTAATTCCCATTTTTTGTTTAATACCCTGGAAAACATAAACTGCCTTGCAGATATGGAAGGGGATCAACGGATAGCCCTCATGTCTAAGTCTCTTGGCGATATGCTGCATTACAGTATGGACTTTGAGAAAACAGAAGAGACACTGGAAGCAGAAATAGAAAATATAAGAAGATATACGGAAATCCAGGAGATCCGGTTTGGAAATGAAATCCAGGTGATAGAAGAGATACCAGACGCCTTGAGAAGATGTGCTGTTCTTAAGTTTATGCTGCAGCCCATTGTGGAAAACGCGATTGAACATGGGATGATTGATATTGAGAATGGATGGTATATTGTCATACGTGCAGTAAAAGAAGGGCAGGGATTATTGGTTCAGATCGAAAATGGAGGGGAGAATATTCCGGTAGAAAACCTGCAGGCTCTCAGGCAGAGGATTTCTGGAGTAACGAGGCATCTTGACGAGAAGCCTGACACGGGACTGAAGCAAGGGCATAGCATAGGCCTTGAAAATATTCAGAGAAGGATACAGCTTGTATATTCAGATAAATATGGACTGGATATTGCAAATATAGAGGGCGGAGGCGTTCTTGTGGAAATCAGGCTGCCTTTGAAATACACGCTGGGAGGTGAGGATAATCGGGATCTATACGTATATAGTGATTGA